The Oncorhynchus masou masou isolate Uvic2021 unplaced genomic scaffold, UVic_Omas_1.1 unplaced_scaffold_5368, whole genome shotgun sequence region ACAATTCGGCTACTACCCTTGAATAATGTATTGAACAATTGTACTTTTTTTTCTTGAGCGTCGAGGCCTCTATTCATTTGAAAAGGCTTATTGGACTGTAACTAATAACGCAACAAAGTTTGGGAAGATGGAAGTACTCGTTGTCCAGTTGTTATGAGGTTGTAATCGCCTACTTTGTCTTTCGCTTGCAACACTGTTGAGAAACAGAAGTCCGCTGTGCCAGGTTTCAGGCAGCCCTAAAGCCTTGTCTTACACTGCCATGTCAGACACAGATAACACAAGGGAAAAACCTCACTGTTGATATGAATTCCACAAGTCTTATACCTTTATGGATGTTAGTTTTTTTTAATGCATTGGTCTGTTCTTTATTCAAACCGCACGCCACCCACGGATATAACCACGGGGGACTGCGGGTTTTGAGTCAACCCACGCATCAccagtgtgtggagtgtgtgtgtgtgctgaatactgatgtgtgtgtggttttctCCCGGCAGTCTGTCGGACCATGAGCTGTTCTCAGGTCAGTTTGGAGGTTTGGACTCTGGCTTCAACAGTGTGGACAGCGGCAGCAAGAGATGGTCTGGGAACGAGGTGAGACAACATCCGAGTTTCATTTGTGGTGttactatctctgtgtgtgtgtctaccttgAGTGAAGAACAGTGGTACTACCATCTGTCGTAATGATTGCCCGAAATCAAGTAGATGTTTTTATACAGACGTCTTAAAACCTTACGAAGGTCAAATGTGTCAGACCCTACTTGTCTCACTTTCTCCTTGCCGACCTGTGTCTCCAGTCTGCAGACGACTTCTCAGAGCGGTCCCTGCGTATGGCTGAGCTCACCAGAGATCAGAGGaacctggaggaggaggtggaggacgaCTCTTCTCTCACAGAGACCCCAGACACGGGTGAGCAGTGGGCTCAAACTACCCCCCCCCTCCAGTGGGCTCTAACTAACCCCCCTCCAGTGGGCTCTAACTAACCCCCCTCCAGTGGGCTCTAACTAACCCCCTCCAGTGGGCTCTAACTAACCCCCCCAGTGGGCTCTAACTACCCCCCTCCAGTGGGCTCTAACTAACCCCCCTCCAGTGGGCTCTAACTAACCCCCCTCCAGTGGGCTCTAACTAACCCCCTCCAGTGGGCTCTAACTAACCCCCCTCCAGTGGGCTCAAACTAACCCCCCTCCAGTGGGCTCAAACTAACCCCCTCTTCCAGTGGGCTCAAACTAACCCCCCTCCAGTGGGCTCAAACTAACCCCCCTCCAGTGGGCTCAAACTAACCCCCCTCCAGTGGGCTCAAACTAAACCCCCTCTCCGGTGGGCTCAAACTAACCCCCTCTCCggtgggctctaactaaccaaCCCCCTCCGGTGGGCTCTAACTAACCCCCTCCGGTGGGCTCTAACTAACCCCTCTCCGGTGGGCTCTAACTACCCCCTCCAGTGGGTTCTAACTAACCCCCTCCAGTGGGCTCTAACTAACCCCTCCAGTGGGCTCTAACTACCCCCCCCAGTGGGctcaatcacccccccccccagtggttTCTAACTACCCTCCAGTGGCCTCTAACTAACCTCCAGTGGGCCCCTCCCCCAGTGGGCTCTAACTAACCTCCGGTGGGCTCTAACTAACTCCCCTCCGGTGGCCTCTAACTACCTAACCCCAGTGTGCTCTAACTACCCCCCTCCAGTGGGCCTAGACTAACCCCCCTCCAGTGGGCTCTAACTAACCCCTCCCCAGTGGGCTCTAACTAACTAACCCTCCAGTGGGCTCTAACTAACTAACCCCCCCCTGTGGGCTCTAACCAACTAACCCCCTCTGCGGGCTCTAATcttaacccccccctcccccagtggGCTCTTAACTAACCCTCCAGTGGGCCTAACTAACCCCTCCAGTGGGCTCTAACTAACCCCCCTCCAGTGGGCTCTAACTAACCCTCCTCCAGTGGCCTCTCCTCCAGTGGGCTCTAACTAACTAACCCCCCCCCTGTGGGCTCTAATTCAACTAACCCCCCAGTGGGTTTCAATCAACCCCCTCCCCAGTGGGCTCTAATCAACCCCCCTCCAGTGGGCTCTAACTAACCCCCCTCCAGTGGGCTCTAACTAACCCCCCTCCAGTGGGCTCTAACTAACCCCCTCCCCTCCAGTGGGCTCTAACTACCCCCCTCCCCCAGTGGGCTCTAACTAACCCCCCTCCCCCTAACTATTTCTGACTGGTCTCCTAGCGACGCGACCTAGTGATTCATGTCCTCTAATCAAGATTCACAGCATTGATACACCTTTCAAAACCATGACAAAtttgttgtacaactgaaatgtcttCAACTGagatgtgtcttccgcatttaacccaacccctctgaatccgagaggtgcagggggctgccttaatcaacattcACGTCTTCagcacccagggaacagtgggttaactgccttgttcaggggcagaacgacagatttttaccttgtcagctcggggattccatccagcaacctttcggttaccgcccctacgctctaaccactgggctacctgccgtccctacactctaaccactgggctacctgccgtccctacactctaaccactgggctacctgccgtccctacactctaaccactgggctacctgccgtccctacactctaaccactgggctacctgccgtccctacactctaaccactgggctacctgccgtccctacactctaaccactgggctacctgcctcgcctacactctaaccactg contains the following coding sequences:
- the LOC135535956 gene encoding leucine-rich repeat and calponin homology domain-containing protein 4-like, with translation MCVWFSPGSLSDHELFSGQFGGLDSGFNSVDSGSKRWSGNESADDFSERSLRMAELTRDQRNLEEEVEDDSSLTETPDTVNGEAKRVDFIDRRGTEEKEDCRANRPAPPLTAPPQENTAESSPPPQTQDSSRSR